The DNA window CTCAAAATGGTGTTCAATGTGAAAAATTAGGAAATATTAAAACAGCTGAACCATTACCAAAGTTACTTAAAGGTGAATATTATTTTAATCCTCATATAAGTTATGATGGTAAATATTGGTATATAAGTTTTACTAGAAAAATAGAAATACATAAGACTGAACTTAATGATATTACAATAGGAATAGATTTAGGAATAAAAAATTTAGCAACTTGTTCTGATGATAAAGTTTATAGGAATATTAATAAAACTAAAAAAGTAAGAAAGTTAAAAAAGAAATTAAAAAGATTACAAAGAAAAGTTAGTAAAAAATATCTTATGAACAAAGATGGAGAAAAATTTGTAAAAACTAAAAATATTATTAAATTAGAAAGAAAAATAAAATTAATAAATAGAACTTTAACAAATATTAGAGTCAATCATACTCATAAAGTAACAACAGAGATAGTGAAAACCAAACCATCAAAGATTGTTATGGAAACATTAAGAGTGACTAATATGTTAAAGAATAAGCATCTTTCTAAGGTAATATCAGAACAAAGTTTTTATAGGTTTATAAGTTTTATAGAATATAAATGTAAATTATATGGAATAGAGTTAGAGAGAGTACCAGCACTTTATCCAAGTTCAAAGAAATGTTCTCACTGTGGAGCTATCAAAAAAGATTTAAAATTAAATGATAGGACTTACCATTGTGAATGTTGTGGGCTTACAATAGATAGAGATTACAATGCCTCACTAAATCTAGCTAATTACAAAATTAGTTAATAAATATATATTAAAAAAAGTACTATACGATACACAGGAATAGCTATATTGGATATAGCAAAGTCTTTGGAGAGTTACAAAAAACTAGAATAGCTTATTGAAATATTTTTAATAGCAAAATAGAACTCGTTGAAAAAGAAAGTTGATATAGTGATAGTCAACATAATATTAGTTTATTTTTTACTTTAATAGACTTTTTGTATCGGATCAAGGTATATTCTATGGTAAGAAAAGAGAATGGTATGACACTAACTCTAAATTTAAAGATGAATGGAATGAAGCCTTTTATTTAGTTGAAACTAATGGATTAAGAAATGGAGAGCTAACAGCAATAGCACCTAATACATCAACATCATTGCTAATGGGTTCAACTGCATCTGTAACTCCAACATTTTCAAGATTTTTCATTGAAAAGAATCAAAGAGGAGCAATACCTAGAACAGTTAAATACTTAAAAGATAGGGCTTGGTTCTATCCTGAATTTAAAAATGTAAATCCTATTAGCTATGTAAAAATAATGGCAAAAATAGGTTCGTGGGTAACACAAGGTGTGTCTATGGAAATGGTGTTTGACTTAAATAAAGATATTAAAGCTAAAGATATATATGACACTTTAATAACTGCTTGGGAAGAAGGATGTAAGAGTGTCTACTATATAAGAACAATACAAAAGAATACGAATAATATCTCAGATAAAGAGGAGTGTGAAAGCTGTAGTGGATAGAAAGAGATTATTTAATCCAGAAGGTGATGATACATTAAATGCAAGAAGAATAATAAAAGGAAATTCAACTAACCTTTTTAACTTAAATAATGTTAGATACCAATGGGCTAATCAACTATATAGAACTATGATGGCAAATTTCTGGATACCAGAAAAAGTTGATTTAACACAGGATAAAAATGACTATGAAAATCTAACTGTACCAGAAAGAGAAGCCTATGATGGTATATTATCATTTTTAATCTTCTTGGATAGTATACAAACTAATAATATACCTAATATTTCAGACCATGTAACAGCACCAGAAGTGAATTTGTTACTTGCTATACAAACTTTCCAAGAAGCTATACACTCACAATCTTACCAATATATAATAGAGTCTATACTTCCAAAACAAAGTAGAGATTTAATCTATGATAAATGGAGAGATGATAAGGTATTATTTAAAAGAAATAGTTTTATTGCAAAGATATATCAAGATTTCATTGATGAACAATCAGATGAAAATTTTGCTAAGGTTATAATAGCAAACTACTTACTAGAATCATTGTATTTCTATAATGGTTTTAACTTCTTCTATCTTCTTGCAAGTAGAAATAAGATGGTAGGAACTTCTGATATTATTAGACTTATCAATAGAGATGAGTTATCACATGTTGTACTTTTTAGAAGTATGGTTAAGGAAATAAAAAATGATTTCCCTAATTTCTTCTCAGCTGAAACAATATATTCTATGTTTAAAACAGCTGTTGAACAAGAAATTGCTTGGACAGAACATATAATTGGAAATAGAGTATTGGGAATAACTTCTCAAACAACAGAAGCCTATACAAAATGGCTTGCAAATGAAAGATTGAAATCATTAGGTTTAGAACCTTTATTTTCTGGTTTCAATAAAAATCCATATAAACACTTAGAAAGATTTGCTGATACTGAAGGAGAAGGAAATGTTAAATCTAACTTCTTTGAAGGAACAGTTACTAGCTACAATATGAGTTCTTCTATTGATGGTTGGGAGGATTTTTAAGAAAGTATTAGATTTTACATTAAAAATAGTGTATAATAAAAACTAATTAGGAGTCTCTATGGAGATAAAACTTGATAAAAAAGCAGATAAAATTTTAGAAAATTTATTGAGTAATTCAAAAAATTCTATTGAATATAAATTGGGATTAAAAATTTCAGAGAGCATTTTACTCTTAGAGAATGAAAAAAATTATTTATTAGATATTAAAAGTATAAAAGCTAATAAAAATTTATATGAAATTAGAATAAAATCTCCTTTAAATTATAGAATTTTTTACTATGATAATAATGGAAAACTCTATATTGTTTTAGATATCATTGAAAAGAAAACTAATAAACTTCCACAAAAATATTTTGATGATATCTTAAAAAGAATGGAAAGGAATTTATAGTTATGGCAACTTGGGAAGAATTTAAAGAAAAAATGTTTGAAAAAAATAAAACATTTGAGTTGGATTATAAGGCTATTGAAATGAAATATAAAGTTGTAGATATGTTAGAAAATTATTTAAAAGATAATAATATAACTCAACAAGAATTTGCAGATAAGATAGGAACAACTCAACAAATGGTATCAAAATTTTTGACAGGTAAAGTAAATAAAAATTCTGATTTTATTTTTAAGGTATTAATTGTGATAGGAGCAGAAATAGTTAAGAAATAGTAAAGAAGTCAATATTTTTAATTTAAAAGTAGACTACAGAGTTGAATTAGAAAAGGAAATAGAAGATACAACCAATAATAATATTGAAAATATCATAAAGAAGTTTTATCCTAAATTTTAAATATATAATTTTTATGTTATAATTAATTAGCGAAAGAAATAAAAATTTAAAAGAAAAGCAAAATAGTACTTACTGGAATAGGTGCTATTTTTATTTATAATATATT is part of the Fusobacterium nucleatum genome and encodes:
- a CDS encoding type II toxin-antitoxin system RelE/ParE family toxin, with amino-acid sequence MEIKLDKKADKILENLLSNSKNSIEYKLGLKISESILLLENEKNYLLDIKSIKANKNLYEIRIKSPLNYRIFYYDNNGKLYIVLDIIEKKTNKLPQKYFDDILKRMERNL
- a CDS encoding transposase; protein product: MDSTAYTFIGTKIRLKPTKEQEMLLWKSAGCSRFIYNWALDKETDNYEKGNKFINDKVLRREMTKLKKKEDFKWLCEVGSNVLKQAVKDLCLAYKKFFDKKASFPKHKSRKSNISFYVNYESMKKTQNGVQCEKLGNIKTAEPLPKLLKGEYYFNPHISYDGKYWYISFTRKIEIHKTELNDITIGIDLGIKNLATCSDDKVYRNINKTKKVRKLKKKLKRLQRKVSKKYLMNKDGEKFVKTKNIIKLERKIKLINRTLTNIRVNHTHKVTTEIVKTKPSKIVMETLRVTNMLKNKHLSKVISEQSFYRFISFIEYKCKLYGIELERVPALYPSSKKCSHCGAIKKDLKLNDRTYHCECCGLTIDRDYNASLNLANYKIS
- a CDS encoding ribonucleotide-diphosphate reductase subunit beta; protein product: MDRKRLFNPEGDDTLNARRIIKGNSTNLFNLNNVRYQWANQLYRTMMANFWIPEKVDLTQDKNDYENLTVPEREAYDGILSFLIFLDSIQTNNIPNISDHVTAPEVNLLLAIQTFQEAIHSQSYQYIIESILPKQSRDLIYDKWRDDKVLFKRNSFIAKIYQDFIDEQSDENFAKVIIANYLLESLYFYNGFNFFYLLASRNKMVGTSDIIRLINRDELSHVVLFRSMVKEIKNDFPNFFSAETIYSMFKTAVEQEIAWTEHIIGNRVLGITSQTTEAYTKWLANERLKSLGLEPLFSGFNKNPYKHLERFADTEGEGNVKSNFFEGTVTSYNMSSSIDGWEDF
- a CDS encoding helix-turn-helix transcriptional regulator, with product MATWEEFKEKMFEKNKTFELDYKAIEMKYKVVDMLENYLKDNNITQQEFADKIGTTQQMVSKFLTGKVNKNSDFIFKVLIVIGAEIVKK